One window of the Ictidomys tridecemlineatus isolate mIctTri1 chromosome 11, mIctTri1.hap1, whole genome shotgun sequence genome contains the following:
- the Casq1 gene encoding calsequestrin-1, protein MGARMVPGLRQALLLLLVLGTPKSGVQGEEGLDFPEYDGVDRVINVNAKNYKNVFKKYEVLALLYHEPPEDDKASQRQFEMEELILELAAQVLEDKGVGFGLVDSEKDAAVAKKLGLVEEDSVYVFKGDEVIEYDGEFSADTLVEFLLDVLEDPVELIEGERELQAFENIEDEIKLIGYFKNKDSEHYKAFEDAAEEFHPYIPFFATFDSKVAKKLTLKLNEIDFYEAFMEEPVTIPDKPNSEEEIVNFVEEHRRSTLRKLKPESMYETWEDDLDGIHIVAFAEEADPDGFEFLETLKSVAQDNTDNPDLSIIWIDPDDFPLLVPYWEKTFDIDLSAPQIGVVNVTDADSIWMEMDDEEDLPSAEELEDWLEDVLEGEINTEDDDDDDDDDDDDDDDDD, encoded by the exons ATGGGGGCCAGGATGGTGCCAGGTCTGAGACAGGCACTGCTGTTACTGTTGGTGCTGGGGACACCCAAGTCAGGGGTCCAAGGGGAGGAAGGGCTGGACTTTCCTGAGTACGATGGTGTGGACCGTGTGATCAATGTCAACGCAAAGAACTACAAGAACGTGTTCAAGAAGTACGAGGTGCTGGCGCTCCTTTACCACGAACCCCCTGAGGATGACAAGGCCTCTCAAAGACAATTTGAGATGGAGGAGCTGATCCTAGAG TTAGCAGCCCAAGTCCTAGAAGACAAGGGTGTTGGCTTCGGGCTGGTGGACTCTGAGAAGGACGCAGCCGTGGCCAAGAAACTAg GACTCGTGGAGGAGGACAGCGTTTATGTGTTCAAGGGAGACGAAGTCATTGAGTATGATGGCGAGTTTTCAGCTGACACCCTGGTGGAGTTTCTGCTTGAT GTCCTGGAGGACCCTGTGGAGTTGATCGAGGGTGAACGAGAGCTGCAGGCATTTGAAAATATCGAGGACGAGATCAAACTCATTGGCTACTTCAAGAACAAAGACTCAGAGC ATTACAAAGCCTTCGAGGACGCGGCCGAAGAGTTTCATCCCTACATCCCCTTCTTTGCCACCTTCGACAGCAAG GTGGCAAAAAAGTTGACCCTGAAGCTGAATGAGATCGATTTCTATGAGGCCTTCATGGAAGAGCCTGTGACCATCCCAGACAAACCCAACAGCGAGGAGGAGATTGTCAACTTTGTGGAGGAGCACAGGAG GTCAACCCTTCGGAAACTGAAGCCTGAGAGTATGTACGAGACCTGG GAAGATGACCTGGATGGAATCCACATTGTGGCCTTTGCAGAGGAAGCTGATCCTG ATGGCTTCGAGTTCTTAGAGACTCTCAAGTCTGTGGCCCAAGATAATACTGACAACCCTGATCTCAGCATCATCTGGATTGACCCTGATGACTTCCCTCTG CTGGTGCCGTACTgggagaagacatttgacatcGACTTGTCAGCCCCACAAATCGGAGTCGTCAATGTCACTGAT GCGGATAGCATATGGATGGAGATGGACGATGAGGAGGACCTGCCTTCCGCTGAGGAGCTGGAAGACTGGCTAGAGGACGTGCTGGAGGGTGAGATCAACACAGAGGATGACGATGacgacgatgatgatgatgatgatgatgacgatgatgatgactAG